The window GCCCATGGTCCGCGAGTGCTGCTCAGTGGCCTGGTGTTACTGGCGTTGGCGTTGGTGCTGCTGTTGCCCTGGCGTAGCGCCGTGGAGGTGCCGGTCATGCTCGAGGCCGGTCGCGCCAGTGCCTTGCATGCGCCGGTGGCGGCGCGGATCAAACAAGTGAATGTGCATGACGGCCAGACCGTGGCCCAGGGCGATGTGTTGATCGAGCTGGAGTCGCCGGACATGGCCTCGCGCCTGGCGATTGTGCGTCGGGAAATCGAGATCCAGCAGTTGCAGATGCGTCGCCAGGCCGGACGCAGCGAAACCGCCGCCGATGCCGGTATCGTCGAACAACAACTGGCCGAAGCGGTGGCCGAATACCGGGGCCTGGTCGCCCAGCGTGAGCGCCTGCTGTTACGCGCGCCCCATGCCGGACAGGTGCGTGATCTGTTACCACAGTTGTCGGTGGGGCGCTGGTTGTCGCCCACACAGCCGCTGGCGCGGGTGGTACAGGCCGACTCCCGCTTACGCGGCTACCTGACCGAAGCCGAGCTTTGGCGGGTCGAACCCGGGGCCACGGGGCGTTTCATTGCTGACGATCCGATGCACCCCTCGATTGCCGTGCAATTGAACGAGATCGACACCAATGGCGTGGCCTGGGTCGAGCAACAGGCGTTGACGTCGGATCACCACGGGCCGATCGCGGTACGGCGTGACTCGCAGCAACGGGCGGAGCCGGTGCAGGCGCAATATGGCGTGCGTTTAAGTGCTGTTGATAACACGCCTGCGCCGGCGCAACCGCTGCGTGGCGTAGTGGTGTTGCAGGGGCACGGTGAGTCGGTGTTGGGAGCGACCTGGCGTCGGCTGGCGGCGCTGGGTGTCAGGGAAAGCGGGTTTTAAGGAGCGAGCATGAATTCAGTGGCGGCGGAGGGGTTGGTGGTACGGCCATCGCAGGTCAGCGATGGGCCGTTTCTGCAGAGTCTTTACCAGACGGCGCGAGCGGATCTGCAATGGATCGACGGCGAGCACGAGCAAGTACAGCAGGTGATCGCACAGCAGTTCCAGGTGCAGGAGCAAGGGCTTGGGGATAACTTCCCCAACGCCATGCATTACGTCGTGGAAAAGCTCGGCACCGCCATTGGCGCCTTGAGCACTGATTTTGGCCCCAATGAAATCCGTGTGCTGTACCTGGCGTTCATCCCCCAGGCGCGCGGGCAAGGTTACGGTCGGGCCGTGCTGCAAGGGGTACAGAAAGCCGCACAACAGATCCGCTGCCCGGTGGCGACCGTGGTCTGGAGCAGTAACCCGCACGCACGCCAGCATTACCTGGCATTGGGCTTTGAAGTGCAGGAGCGCAACCCGGCGGCGGAGCGGCTGGTTTGGTATCCGAAGGGGAACTGAGCTGCTTCTGGCTCGTGTGGGAGCGAGCCTGCTCGCGATAGCGGTGGTTCAGTTTGAAGTGATGTTGGCTATGCCACCGTCATCGCGAGCAGGCTCGCTCCCACAAGGGATCATCAGTCTTCAGTTAAACGCAATGTAGAAATACCCCAGCGCCGGATCCCGTCCCATGGGCGGTATCCGCGACACAAACACCCCTTCGAGTCTTCCCAGTTCTGGCACCTCCAGGCCACAGGGCCCGTCCACGAAGTCCGTGTTCTGCAGGCTGTTGAACTCCACGCTGAACGGCATGCGCTCAGCGTTCGGCATCTTCGCCCGAGGTGCTTGCTCGAGGGTTTCGAACCGCACGGGCAGGGTACTTCCATCGGGTAGGGTCAGGTTGCTGACCTGGCCCAGCAGCGGCTGGAAATGACGGCTTTGGACTTGCAGCAGCATCTCGGCGCTCCAAAAGGCCGGAGGACCGCAGCCCTCCGGCGGGTGATCAGTTACGGGAGGGGAAAAAGCCTTGCAGGGCGATGCTGAAGTTGATCGCCAGGAACGGGTTCATGATCGCCATCGGTGTACTGCTTCCCGCTGGGGACACCGTGCCGCTGATGGTGGTGGTCACGCCTTGCAGCGCTACCGGTGAAGCGCCGAGCTGGTCGGAATAGATATTCGCTGCGCCCGGTCCGGTGCCCGAGGTGCCGATGAACGAGTTGGTGGCCGTTGGAGTATTCACCGGATTGCTGGCCGGGTTCGCCAGCTGCAAAGCGGTCGCGGCGGTAGCCCCTGTGAGGGCGTGAGTGTGCGCGGGCAGGTTGGCCTGCGTCGCGGTGACGTTTTCGGTGCCGGAGATTTCGCCGATGACACGCGGCGTCAGGCCCAAACCGTTGCCCATGCCCATGGGCAGGCGACCCTGCAGGTTGGGGAGCATGAAGGTGGTCTGGCCGTTGCCCCCGTACGTCACGCCGATCAGGGCGAATAAGGTTTGGTACTGGGAAAGGGCAAGCGTCTGCCCGTTGCACAGGGCCCAATCTCTGGGCGCGAAGTTAAAGGCGAACGACTGGATAGTGCCGATGAATACTTCCATAGAATCCTCATCCATCAGGTTATTGGTATGGCGACTCGTCACGCACGGCTGAGCGTAGACCGAGATATTTCATTCTGCTGGGCTGGAAGGGAGGAAAAATGTTGTCCAGTGGCTTAATCGATTCAGGTTCGCATGGCGCCTATACCGTCCATCTTTTTTACAGATCTGGCTGGGTTTGATATCAAAGTAGTACTAGTCGCGGATTATTTCCTCAGCTACGCTTTGCGCTACAAATGGAATACAAACAAGGTGAAGGGATTGCCGCAGTTTCACTTTATCTCCGGTTTACCGCGCTCGGGCTCGACCCTGCTTTCTGCCATTTTGCTGCAGAACCCGCGCTTTCATGCCGGCATGACCAGCCCCGTCGGTTCGCTGTTCAGCAGCGTCCTGCAGCAATGCAGCGCCGGCAGTGAGTTTGGCTCGGTGATCGACACCGACCTGCGCCGTCGCCTGTTGCGCGGGCTGTTCGACTCCTACTACGCCGACAAGGCCGACAAACCCGTCATCTTCGATACAAATCGCCAGTGGTGCGCCCGCTTGCCTGCGTTGCAGGACCTGTTCCCCCAGGCCAAGACCATCGCCTGCGTGCGCAACGTCGCCTGGGTGCTGGACAGCCTGGAGCGGCTTTACCGCGCCAATCCGTTCGAGAACACCAAGCTGTTCAATGACGATGACGAGCGCAACACCGTCTACAGCCGCTGCGAAACCCTGGCCCAGCGCAACCGCCTGGTTGGCTTTGCCTGGACAGCGCTCAAAGAGGCGTATTACGGCGAAAACGCCGAGTCCATGTTGATCGTCGACTATGACCTGTTGAGCCAGGCCCCGGAGCGGGTGATGCGCCTGGTGTACGAGTTCATCGGTGAGCCCTGGTTCGAACACGACTTCAATCACTTGACCTATGACGCACCGGCCTTCGACCAGGCCTTGGGCGTTGCCGGCCTGCACAAGGTCAAGCCCAAGGTCGCGCCGCAAGCCCGGCGGACCTTGTTGCCGCCGGATCTGTTTGAAAAGTATGCCGAGTTGTCGTTCTGGCGCGATGGGTCCGCCAGCGCTGCCAATGTCATTCGTATGAAAACCGACGCCGCGGTCAACTGATTCGCGGTTTTTTCATTTGCGTGTTTAAAAAGTTCGAGTCCAGGTGAACGTCATGTGGTGGAGCAAAGGCAAATCGCGGGTAACCGAGGGCGCACAGGCCCTGGCATCGCCAATGATCATGTCCCTGGAGCCGCGAATGCTGTTCGACGGCGCGGTGGCGGCGACCGTGGCCGATGCCGCACAGGCGGACGCCCAACCCACTGCAGACGCGGCCAAGACGCCTGCGGCTGACCAGGCTTCAGACAGCCACGCGCCTCAAGGGCAGACCGATGCCACCCAGGCCGCTGTGCCCGGCAAGGCCGTGGTGTTTGTCGATTCCCGGGTCAAAGACTCGGCCAGCCTGCTCGAAGGCGTCGCGCCCGGTACCCAGGTGGTGCAACTGGATGCCACCAAGGACGGCCTGCAACAGATCGCCGATTACCTGGACACCCACCAAGGCATCAGCTCGGTGCAGATCATCGCCCACGGCAACGCCGGCGATCTCTGGTTGGGCAGCAGCTACCTGTCGGCGGACAACGTTGAGGCCCGCAGCGAGGTGCTGGCGCAGATCGGCCAGGACATGAACGCCGGTGGCGATATTCTGATCTATGGCTGCTACACCGCTGAAGGTGACCGTGGCCTGAGCCTGGTCAATTCACTGGCGCAGTTGACCGGCCGCGACGTGGCGGCGTCCATCGATCGCACGGGCCTTGGCGGCGACTGGGACCTGGAAATCGCCACCGGCAACATCGAAAGTGCCAACGTGCTCTCGGCCACTGCCATGAGCGAGTACCAATGGGGCCTGGCCACCTGGACCGCTACCAACAACCTCAATTCCGGTATTGGTTCTCTGCGCGCCGCTTTGGATTCTGCGCAGAATGGTGACATTGTTACGTTCAATGCCGGCATGACTGTCGCATTGACCCAGGTGCTGGTGGTCGACAGCAACGTCACCATCGATGGCGATCTCAACAATGACAACGTGGCCGACGTCACCCTCGACGGGCAGTACCGCACCCAGATTATCAACGTGACGGCCGGCACCACGGCGACCCTCGATGGCCTGGTGATTACTCGCGGTATGGTGGCGGGTAACGGCGGTAATGGCGGCGACGATGCGCTGGTGTCAAAGGGCGGCGGGATCTATAACGCCGGCACCCTGACCCTGAGGAACGTCACCGTCACCGCGAACGCCGCTTCGGGTGGCGGCGGCGGTGGTGGTGTCACGCCGCAATACGCCGGCGGCGGTGGCGGCGGCGGTGGCGCGATCACTGGCGGTACCGGTGGCAAGGGCGGCGATACCCTCAACGCCACTGGCTCCAACGGCTCGGCCGGCCAGGGCGGCGCCGGGGGTGGCTTCTTCAACATGGGCGGGCGTGGTGGTTCCTCCACCGGCGGGGCTGGCGGTTCCGCGTATCCGGGCTACAGCACCGGCTCCGCAGGCGGTACGGCCGTCAGCGGTGGGCTATCCATCGGTGGCGGTGGCGGTGGCGACGGCTATAACGATATTGGCGGCGCCGGTGGCGGAGCGGTCGGTGGTATCTACAACGACACCGGCGCGACCCTGCGAATCATCGGCAACTCGGTCATTTCCAACAACGTCGGCGCGGGCGGCGGCGGTGGTGGCGGTGGCGCTGGCGGTGGTTACAACCACACGGGCGGTGCCGGCGGCGTCGGTGTCGGGGCCATCTGGAACAAAGGCTCGATCCTGATTACCGCCGCCAACTTCGCCGCCCTGGCCGGCAACGTCGGTGGCAGCGGCGTGGGTGGGACCAGTGCCGGCACCGCGGGTGTTTCGCCGGCGTCGGTGGCCAACGTCTACGGCGATGGCGGCACCATCAACACCAACTATGTGCCGGACGAGACGCCGCCCACCGCGACCGTCGTGGTGGCCAATACCAACCTGAACTCCGGTGGCACGTCGCTGGTGACCATCACCTTCTCCGAAGCTGTCACCGGCCTCACTGCGGCCGACCTGACGGTGCAGAACGGCACCATCGGCACCTTGACCAGCGGCGACGGTGGCATCACCTGGACCGGCACTCTGACCGCGGCCAGCAACATCGCCGACACCACCAACATCATCACCCTGAACAACACCGGGGTTGCCGACCTGGCCGGCAATGCCGGCGTGGGCACCACCGACTCGAACAACTACGTGGTCAACGACACCGTGGCGCCCACGGCGTCCATCGTGGTCAGCGATACTGCCCTTCGGGTCGGTGAAACCTCGTTGGTGACCATCACTTTCTCCGAAGCGGTCAGTGGTTTTACCGCAGCGGACCTGACGGTGGCCAACGGCTCGATCAGCGGCCTGAGCTCCAGCGACGGTGGCATCACCTGGACGGCCACCTTCACACCGGACGCTGCGATCACCGACACTTCCAATCTCATTGTCCTGAATAACACCGGCGTGGCGGACCTCAATGGCAACGCCGGCGTGGGGACGACCAACTCCAACAACTACGCTATCGACACCCTGCGTCCGACAGCGACCATCGTGGTCAGCGACACTGCCCTCAGGGTCGGTGAAACCTCGGTGGTGACCATCACCTTCAACGAGGCGGTGAGCGGTTTTACCACCGCTGACCTGACGGTTGCCAACGGTTCGGTTACCGGGTTGAGCAGCAGCGACGGCGGTATCACCTGGACCGGGACACTGACCCCGAGCGCCAGCATCAGCGACACCACCAACCTGATCACACTGAACAACACCGGCATTGCCGATCTGTCCGGGAACGTTGGCACCGGCACCACCGATTCGAACAACTATGCAATCGACACGCTGCGTCCCACCGCCACCATCGTGGTGGCCGATACTGCGCTAAATATCGGCGAAACATCGCTGGTGACGATCACTTTCAGCGAAGCTGTCACGGGCTTTACCCTGGCAGACCTGACTGTGGCCAATGGCTCCTTGAGCGGGCTGAGCAGCAGCGACGGCGGCATCACCTGGACCGCGACGCTCACCCCGAGCGCCAGCATCAGCGACGCCACCAATCTGATCATCCTGGCCAATACCGGTGTGGCGGACGCGGCCGGTAACACCGGCAGCGGCACCACCAGCTCCAACAACTATGCAGTCGACACCCAGCGACCCACCGCTAGCATCGTTGTGGCCGACACCGCGCTGAGCGTTGGCGAAACATCCCTGGTGACCATCACCTTCAACGAAGCGGTAACAGGCTTTACCGCCGCCGACCTGACGGTCGCCAACGGTACGATCACCGGCCTGAGCAGTGGCGACGGCGGCATCACCTGGACCGGCACGTTGACACCAAGCGCTAGCGTCAGCGACACCAGCAACCTCATCACCCTGGATAACACTGGTGTGGCGGATGCGGCGGGCAACGTCGGTACGGGCACCACTGATTCGAACAACTACGCCATCGACACCGCGCGTCCGACCGCGACCATCGTGGTCGCCGACTCGACCCTTGGCGTCGGCGAAACCTCGCTGGTGACAATTACCTTCAGCGAGGCGGTGACCGGTTTCACCCTGGCCGACCTTACCGTTGCCAACGGCAGCCTGAGCGGGCTGAGCACCAGCGATAACATCACCTACACCGCGACTTTCACGCCGAGCGCGGGCGTCAGCGATAGCACCAACCTGGTCACGCTCAATAACACGGGCGTGGTGGACGGCGCGGGCAACACCGGCAGCGGCACCACCGATTCGAACAACTACGCCGTCGACACCCTGCGTCCGACCGCCACCATCGTGGTCGCCGATACGGCGCTGAGCGTCGGCGAAACCTCGCTGGTGACCATTACCTTCAGCGAGGCGGTCAGCGGGTTCGACAATTCGGACCTGAGCGTCGCCAACGGTACGCTGAGTGCGGTCAGCAGCAGTGATGGCGGCCTTACCTGGACCGCCACCTTCACTCCGGCCCTCGGCGTCACCGACACCTCCAACGTCATCACCCTGAACAACACCGGGGTCAGTGACGCGGCGGGTAACTCCGGCACCGGCACTACCAACTCCAACAATTACCAGGTCGACACCAACGTACCGACGGCGACCATCGTGATTGCCGATACCACCCTGAGCATCGGCGAGACGTCATTGGTCACCGTGACCTTCAACTCGGCGGTCAGCGGGTTCGACAATTCGGACCTGACCGTCAGCAACGGCACGCTCAGCACCATGAGCAGCACCGACGGCGGCGTCACCTGGACGGCCACCTTCACGCCGAGCGCCAGTATTTCCGACACCAGCAACGTGATCACGTTGGACAATACCGGCCTGATCAATGGCGCGGGCAACGCCGGTGTCGGTACTACCGACTCCAACAACTACACCGTCGACACGGTGCGCCCAACGGCGACTATCGTCGTGGCCGACACCGCCATTGCCGCCGGCGAGACCTCGCTGGTAACCATCACCTTCAGCGAGGCGGTGACCGCGTTCACCAGTGCCGACCTGACGGTTGCCAACGGCGTGATTTCCGGCCTGAGCAGCAGCGACGGCGGCATCACCTGGACCGCGACCTTCACGCCGACCGCTGGCGTCACCGACACCAGCAACGTCATTTCGCTCAATAGCGGCGGTATCGTCGACCTGGCGGGCAACGTCAACGTCGGCACGACCGACTCCAATAACTACAGCATCGACAGCCAGCGTCCGACCGCGACCATTGTGCTGAGCGACTCTGCGCTGAGACCGGGCGAAACCGCTCAAGTGACCATTACCTTCAGCGAGGCGGTGACCGGCTTCACCAACGCCGACCTGAGCGTGGCAAATGGCACATTGAGCGCGGTGAGCAGCAGCGACGGCGGCTTGACCTGGACCGCCACTTTCACGCCGGACCTGGGCGTGACCGACGCCACCAACCTGATCGTGCTGGACAATACCGGTGTGAGCGATGCGGCGGGCAATACCGGAACAGGCACCACCAACTCGGCCAATTATGCCGTGGAGACGCGGGTGCCAACGGCCACCGTCGTGGTGGCTGATAACGCCCTCAGCGTGGGGGAAACCTCGTTGGTGACCATCACCTTCTCGGAGGCCGTCAGCGGTTTTGACAATGCCGACCTGAGCGTGAGCAACGGCACACTGAGCAACGTCTCGTCCACCGACGGCGGCGTGACCTGGACAGCCACGTTCACCCCGACGAGCAATATCACCGATACCAGCAACCTGATCAGCCTGGACACCAGCGGTGTGGTCAACGTGTCGGGCAACAACGGTGTCGGCGTGGTGAACTCCAACAACTACGCCATCGACACGGTTCGCCCCGGCGCCACCATCACAGTGGGCGACACCAGCCTGGGCATCGGCCAGAGCACTACTGTGACCATCAGCTTCACCGAGGCAGTGTCCGGTTTTGACTTGTCGGATCTCAGCGTCGCCAATGGTGTGTTGTCCAACCTCACCAGCAGTGACGGCGGCCTGACCTGGACGGCGACCCTGACGCCTACCGCGGGCGTCAACGATGCCACCAACCTGATCCTGCTCGACGCCAGCAATGTGCAGGACCTGGCCGGCAACGCCGGCGTGGGCATCGCGATTTCCAGCAACTACGCACTCGACGCCACCCGGCCGACGGCCACCATCGTGGTCGCCGACCCGAACCTGACGGCGGGCGAGACGACTCTGGTGACGTTCACCTTCAGCGAACCGGTGACTGATTTCGATCTGTCAGACCTCAGCGTCACCAACGGTGAACTGACCAACCTGACCACCAGCGACGGCGGTAGGACCTGGACGGCAACGTTCACGCCCACGGTGAACCTCACGGACCCGAGCAACTTCATCGCTCTGGACACCAGTAACGTCAGCGACCTGACAGGCAACGCCGGAGCAAGCGTGGCGGTGTCCAACAATTACGCCATCGACACCGTGGTGGCCAACGATGTGAAGCCACCGCCGGAGTTCCTGACGTCCGACCCTGTCACGGTCGTGCCGCCCTCCGAGGTGCCGTTGCAGCCGATTGTCTTTACGCCGCCAACCGGTGACCTCGGCTCGCCGCTGGGCTTTCCACCGCTGTTTGAACAACGCGACGTGGGCGGCGGCATTCGGCCGATCGGCGACATTTTCATCAACCGTGGTGCACTGGCGCCGAGCTATATCGCCCAGGTATTCAGCTCCGACGCTGCGGGCGATGGCTCCGGCCAGGGCTTCCTGGGCTTCGGGGGTGGCGATGGCGGGGTGTTCGGCAGCAGCACGATCGCCGGTCTGTTCAGCCAGGATGCCGGTTCCGATGGTGAATCGCTGGACGCCTTCGACAGCCAGTCGATGCAGGGCGGTGATGG is drawn from Pseudomonas rhizophila and contains these coding sequences:
- a CDS encoding GNAT family N-acetyltransferase, with translation MNSVAAEGLVVRPSQVSDGPFLQSLYQTARADLQWIDGEHEQVQQVIAQQFQVQEQGLGDNFPNAMHYVVEKLGTAIGALSTDFGPNEIRVLYLAFIPQARGQGYGRAVLQGVQKAAQQIRCPVATVVWSSNPHARQHYLALGFEVQERNPAAERLVWYPKGN
- a CDS encoding DUF6916 family protein; this encodes MLLQVQSRHFQPLLGQVSNLTLPDGSTLPVRFETLEQAPRAKMPNAERMPFSVEFNSLQNTDFVDGPCGLEVPELGRLEGVFVSRIPPMGRDPALGYFYIAFN
- a CDS encoding phage tail protein; translated protein: MEVFIGTIQSFAFNFAPRDWALCNGQTLALSQYQTLFALIGVTYGGNGQTTFMLPNLQGRLPMGMGNGLGLTPRVIGEISGTENVTATQANLPAHTHALTGATAATALQLANPASNPVNTPTATNSFIGTSGTGPGAANIYSDQLGASPVALQGVTTTISGTVSPAGSSTPMAIMNPFLAINFSIALQGFFPSRN
- a CDS encoding sulfotransferase family protein; this encodes MKGLPQFHFISGLPRSGSTLLSAILLQNPRFHAGMTSPVGSLFSSVLQQCSAGSEFGSVIDTDLRRRLLRGLFDSYYADKADKPVIFDTNRQWCARLPALQDLFPQAKTIACVRNVAWVLDSLERLYRANPFENTKLFNDDDERNTVYSRCETLAQRNRLVGFAWTALKEAYYGENAESMLIVDYDLLSQAPERVMRLVYEFIGEPWFEHDFNHLTYDAPAFDQALGVAGLHKVKPKVAPQARRTLLPPDLFEKYAELSFWRDGSASAANVIRMKTDAAVN
- a CDS encoding Ig-like domain-containing protein, which gives rise to MWWSKGKSRVTEGAQALASPMIMSLEPRMLFDGAVAATVADAAQADAQPTADAAKTPAADQASDSHAPQGQTDATQAAVPGKAVVFVDSRVKDSASLLEGVAPGTQVVQLDATKDGLQQIADYLDTHQGISSVQIIAHGNAGDLWLGSSYLSADNVEARSEVLAQIGQDMNAGGDILIYGCYTAEGDRGLSLVNSLAQLTGRDVAASIDRTGLGGDWDLEIATGNIESANVLSATAMSEYQWGLATWTATNNLNSGIGSLRAALDSAQNGDIVTFNAGMTVALTQVLVVDSNVTIDGDLNNDNVADVTLDGQYRTQIINVTAGTTATLDGLVITRGMVAGNGGNGGDDALVSKGGGIYNAGTLTLRNVTVTANAASGGGGGGGVTPQYAGGGGGGGGAITGGTGGKGGDTLNATGSNGSAGQGGAGGGFFNMGGRGGSSTGGAGGSAYPGYSTGSAGGTAVSGGLSIGGGGGGDGYNDIGGAGGGAVGGIYNDTGATLRIIGNSVISNNVGAGGGGGGGGAGGGYNHTGGAGGVGVGAIWNKGSILITAANFAALAGNVGGSGVGGTSAGTAGVSPASVANVYGDGGTINTNYVPDETPPTATVVVANTNLNSGGTSLVTITFSEAVTGLTAADLTVQNGTIGTLTSGDGGITWTGTLTAASNIADTTNIITLNNTGVADLAGNAGVGTTDSNNYVVNDTVAPTASIVVSDTALRVGETSLVTITFSEAVSGFTAADLTVANGSISGLSSSDGGITWTATFTPDAAITDTSNLIVLNNTGVADLNGNAGVGTTNSNNYAIDTLRPTATIVVSDTALRVGETSVVTITFNEAVSGFTTADLTVANGSVTGLSSSDGGITWTGTLTPSASISDTTNLITLNNTGIADLSGNVGTGTTDSNNYAIDTLRPTATIVVADTALNIGETSLVTITFSEAVTGFTLADLTVANGSLSGLSSSDGGITWTATLTPSASISDATNLIILANTGVADAAGNTGSGTTSSNNYAVDTQRPTASIVVADTALSVGETSLVTITFNEAVTGFTAADLTVANGTITGLSSGDGGITWTGTLTPSASVSDTSNLITLDNTGVADAAGNVGTGTTDSNNYAIDTARPTATIVVADSTLGVGETSLVTITFSEAVTGFTLADLTVANGSLSGLSTSDNITYTATFTPSAGVSDSTNLVTLNNTGVVDGAGNTGSGTTDSNNYAVDTLRPTATIVVADTALSVGETSLVTITFSEAVSGFDNSDLSVANGTLSAVSSSDGGLTWTATFTPALGVTDTSNVITLNNTGVSDAAGNSGTGTTNSNNYQVDTNVPTATIVIADTTLSIGETSLVTVTFNSAVSGFDNSDLTVSNGTLSTMSSTDGGVTWTATFTPSASISDTSNVITLDNTGLINGAGNAGVGTTDSNNYTVDTVRPTATIVVADTAIAAGETSLVTITFSEAVTAFTSADLTVANGVISGLSSSDGGITWTATFTPTAGVTDTSNVISLNSGGIVDLAGNVNVGTTDSNNYSIDSQRPTATIVLSDSALRPGETAQVTITFSEAVTGFTNADLSVANGTLSAVSSSDGGLTWTATFTPDLGVTDATNLIVLDNTGVSDAAGNTGTGTTNSANYAVETRVPTATVVVADNALSVGETSLVTITFSEAVSGFDNADLSVSNGTLSNVSSTDGGVTWTATFTPTSNITDTSNLISLDTSGVVNVSGNNGVGVVNSNNYAIDTVRPGATITVGDTSLGIGQSTTVTISFTEAVSGFDLSDLSVANGVLSNLTSSDGGLTWTATLTPTAGVNDATNLILLDASNVQDLAGNAGVGIAISSNYALDATRPTATIVVADPNLTAGETTLVTFTFSEPVTDFDLSDLSVTNGELTNLTTSDGGRTWTATFTPTVNLTDPSNFIALDTSNVSDLTGNAGASVAVSNNYAIDTVVANDVKPPPEFLTSDPVTVVPPSEVPLQPIVFTPPTGDLGSPLGFPPLFEQRDVGGGIRPIGDIFINRGALAPSYIAQVFSSDAAGDGSGQGFLGFGGGDGGVFGSSTIAGLFSQDAGSDGESLDAFDSQSMQGGDGSQGVFGAPTLGQQLQQLKDTEQRQVDSLAMALQQVGMSQAQA